The Sylvia atricapilla isolate bSylAtr1 chromosome 12, bSylAtr1.pri, whole genome shotgun sequence genome has a segment encoding these proteins:
- the MMP15 gene encoding matrix metalloproteinase-15, which yields MAGGGGAPWRAGGRLPPLVVLLVLLAAAAGDEINAEAWLRLYGYLPQPSRRMSTMRSAQTFSAALAEMQKFYGITVTGVLDEETKAWMKRPRCGVPDQFGARMKSNMRRKRYALTGRRWSQNHLTFSIQNYTEKLGRYHSYEAVRRAFRVWEQATPLVFREVAYEDIRQKRKKEADIMVLFASGFHGDSSPFDGLGGFLAHAYFPGPGMGGDTHFDLDEPWTLENADVSGNNLFLVAVHELGHSLGLEHSSNPSAIMAPFYQWMDTENFQLPEDDLKGIQQLYGTADGHPQPTKPLPTVTPRRPGRPDQRPPKPPPPGKPERPPKPGSPDRPDQYGPDICDGDFDTVAVLRGEMFVFKGRWFWRVRHNRVLDNYPMPIGHFWRGLPGDIDAAYERHDGKFVFFKGDRYWLFREANLEPGYPQPLVTYGQGIPYDSIDTAVWWEPTGHTFFFRGDRYWRFNEDTRSVDPGYPKPISVWVGIPPSPKGAFLSSDASSTYFYRGTKYWKFDNERLKTEPGYPKSILRDFMGCHTELVPDPNPRWPDVDRPPFNPDGDGGTEGEEEEEEEDEDYNEGDGQPGRDVDVVVQIDEYTRTMSVVMVLVLLVLLLCILGLIYVIVQMQRKGAPRMLMYCKRSLQEWV from the exons GCATGGCTGCGGCTCTACGGGTACCTGCCGCAGCCCAGCCGCCGCATGTCCACCATGCGCTCGGCTCAGACCTTCTCCGCCGCGCTTGCCGAGATGCAGAAGTTCTACGGCATCACCGTCACTGGCGTCCTGGACGAGGAGACCAAGGC GTGGATGAAACGTCCCCGCTGTGGGGTCCCAGATCAGTTTGGAGCACGGATGAAGTCCAACATGCGTCGGAAGCGGTACGCGCTGACAGGGCGGCGTTGGAGCCAGAATCACCTCACCTTCAG CATCCAAAACTACACGGAGAAGCTGGGTCGGTACCACTCATACGAGGCTGTCCGACGAGCTTTCCGGGTGTGGGAGCAAGCCACGCCACTGGTTTTCCGGGAGGTGGCCTACGAGGACATCCggcagaaaaggaagaaggaggcTGACATCATGGTGCTCTTTGCCTCTGGATTCCATGGAGACAGCTCTCCCTTTGATGGCCTTGGGGGATTTTTGGCTCATGCCTATTTTCCTGGCCCTGGCATGGGGGGGGACACGCATTTTGACTTGGATGAGCCCTGGACACTGGAGAATGCAGATGTGTCTG GGAACAACCTTTTCCTGGTGGCCGTGCACGAGCTGGGGCACTCGCTGGGCTTGGAGCACTCCAGCAACCCCAGTGCTATCATGGCCCCCTTCTACCAGTGGATGGACACAGAGAACTTCCAGCTGCCTGAGGATGACCTCAAGGGCATCCAGCAGCTCTACG GTACCGCAGATGGGCACCCTCAGCCCACCAAGCCTTTGCCCACCGTGACACCCCGGAGACCTGGCAGGCCAGACCAGAGACCCCCTAAACCTCCCCCTCCGGGGAAACCAGAGCGACCACCCAAACCTGGCAGCCCAGACCGACCTGACCAGTATGGCCCCGACATCTGCGATGGGGACTTTGACACGGTGGCAGTGCTGCGTGGGGAGATGTTTGTATTCAAG GGCCGGTGGTTCTGGAGGGTCCGGCACAACCGGGTGCTGGACAACTACCCCATGCCCATCGGACACTTCTGGCGGGGCCTCCCTGGGGACATCGATGCTGCCTATGAGAGGCATGATGGGAAGTTCGTCTTCTTTAAAG GTGACCGGTACTGGCTCTTCCGAGAAGCCAACCTGGAGCCTGGGTACCCACAGCCCCTGGTCACCTATGGGCAGGGCATCCCCTACGACAGCATTGACACGGCCGTCTGGTGGGAACCCACGGGACACACCTTCTTCTTCCGTGGGGACAG ATACTGGCGCTTTAATGAGGACACACGCTCGGTGGACCCTGGGTACCCAAAGCCCATCTCTGTCTGGGTGGGCATCCCTCCCTCTCCCAAGGGAGCCTTCCTCAGCTCGGATGCCT CCTCCACCTACTTCTACAGAGGCACTAAGTACTGGAAGTTTGACAATGAGCGTCTCAAGACAGAGCCAGGCTATCCCAAATCCATCCTACGGGACTTCATGGGCTGTCACACGGAGCTGGTCCCAGACCCCAATCCCCGCTGGCCCGATGTGGACCGACCCCCCTTCAACCCTGATGGGGATGGGGGGACTgaaggtgaggaggaggaggaagaggaagatgaggatTACAACGAGGGAGATGGCCAGCCAGGCAGGGACGTGGACGTGGTGGTGCAGATTGACGAGTACACACGCACTATGAGCGTGGTcatggtgctggtgctgctggtgctgctgctctgcatcctGGGCCTCATCTACGTCATCGTCCAGATGCAGAGGAAGGGCGCACCCCGAATGCTCATGTACTGCAAGCGCTCCTTGCAGGAGTGGGTCTGA